DNA sequence from the Rhizoctonia solani chromosome 14, complete sequence genome:
gatcaaggaagcaggggttgAGACCCAGACAAATATCAAAAATATATCCCAAactgttgatgttgtcaaggatgggctcaaatccctccagctccaagggCCCAGAACACCAGAAGGACCCAAACCCAAGGctgtggaagaaacgccacgtcccctaccaaaagccaagcctattggattggctaGTGGGGTCCCCTTCTGGTCAGAAACAACCAGGGCTCTCCCAGGCCTTGCCcagccaaccccaagaagagctgtgcccccgcaagtcccatctccccctccgtCTCcacgtctccaatccccaattggagcacctgcccctctccctccggctccagcagcccacTATCCTGCTCcagtcaaggttgaccaccccaacgcctacacaggcaaaatagggagcaaagccaagcagtggctgacttgtatgctggcctggacctgccTCAATttgcggatgttcccaaccaatcaggaggttctttccttcctcctgatgaacatgaaggattccgctggggcctgggcccaacCTCACCTAGACCAACTAGGCTCACACCAAGCCATAATTCAAATGGTTGAGGGCTTCAAACTGGAGTTTCTGGCAGCTTTTGgtgaccctgacgccacaagggccgccaagCAGAAGATAACCACTCTCACCCAGTCTGGCACATGCGCAGActacattacaaagttcagaaccttggcaatggaactggactggaacaacatGGCCCtcagaggccagtttgcccgcggcctccactgggaggtcagccgccaaattgcaACCCACAAGCACTGCCCCCACACCCTCCTcaagctgcaaaatgcagcacttgtcattgacaaTGCTCTCTGTGAAGAGTGTACTAGCCATCCGCCAAaggataataagtctagcagaccatcaaaccccgcaagggggacaagtaccagccaaGCCACCTCTGGTTCAAAAAAACTTTCCAACAACCCCAATTTTGTgttggaggaagaacaaaaccGCCGCGGCGCTGCCAGCGcttgcatcaaatgcagtaaaatgggtcacaagtttgcagaatgccgcacaggctggaaggctacccctgttgaggaaaaggggaaagccaaggaaaccgccaaagctggcaaagactccaagtaccaattgggaaaagagtaagggtacctgctgccatgcgcaaggaccccaaggactctggctgtTATTtagaaatttgtaatatatctgatAGTACCAATAGAAACGCCCCCCTCTTTACAATTTCAATTCAGCCAGAAAAGAAAGCGGaaccactagaagtcctgattgactcaggcgccacctcctcctTCCTACACCCACGCACAGCTGAGGCACTACGCCTTCCCCTAATAGACCTCCCCGTACACTGCAAtgttactatgctcaatgggtcaagcccccaggctggaaaaatctggaaaaaggccaaCCTAACCTTTTCCTTCAAAAGCAAATTaatgactgagaccttccttgtttgcaacacagggtctcatgccgCTATCTTAGGACTAAAATGGCTAGACGCCCATAACCCAGAAATCAATTGGAActtgcataccctttccTTCCCTCACGCACCACCAGAGCACGTGActattgccaaagaggaggaagcagatcAGAAACcctgtcacaactcagctcagacctatggttcaagggggcttaaagtctgtggcactatcaccaatggactatgagacaggtagaggggcaacaagggcccaGAGGTTATGGATAAGGGTAGTGCGGCAACAAGGGCCTAGGGTTATGGTTTCTTAAGTAAtgtgcactgatggccaactaggggcctgggcaatgggTTAGGTAGAGATGAGgtagaattgacaaagaggtcaagtcttgctgttctagtggcaacttgacctggtttatatacatgagggaaaccacatcaaaaacaacagcaCTAAATAACAAGTCATTtccaatttcacatcatatatcaaatatgtcacgtgatcttgatgagtcataaatatataccaaaaaaggaaagtgtctcagaaaaaagatagaaaatagtagaaaattatgtcatgccaatgaaggtcatgacattaccccctcttcaagctccaactgcctCAGGGTGTTCCTTGTGAAATTCTTTTATGGTTTCTTGAGCATTTTCCACATTGTCTAATGGTTCCCACAAATTGCTTCCCTTGTCATATCCTCTCCATTTGACTAGGTACCAGAGTTTCCTTGCTTTGCCACATCCCTTCCACTTGCTATCTACAATTTCTctactttgtactcttcttcacCTTCCTCTGCAATAATAGGTGGAGGTTGGGGAGGATCACATCCATGAGGGTCAGGGTGGAATTTTGTAAGAAGGTTAATGTGAAAtactgggtgtatgcgcattgTGTGAGGTAGTTGTAGTTTATACGCATGCAACCcaattttttcaatcacCAAGTAGGGACCTAGTTTTTTATGACTAAgtttgatggatggtctATCAGTGGATATGTTTTGGTGGTTCAACCAGACCTTGTCCCCTACTTGGattccttcttcttccctgtgTCTTTGGTTGTAGAAATGTTTCATTTGTTCTTGTGATAATGAAAGTGCTGCCTTAACCTCATTGTAGCCTTTTTCCAGGAACTCTGCATGTTCATCTACATTGGGGAcagatttgcctgatttttgaCCCACAGAGAATTGGGGATTCAGTCCATAACATATCTGGAATGGAGATTTGCCCGTGGAAGTTTGCTTTAGGTTATTGAGAGCAAATTTGGCCAAGGGAAGTAATGATACCCAGTCTGATTGACGGtgattcccaaacatacaaatgaagattttggcctcttgttgtatttgttctgtctgtccatctgtttgTGGATGGTAGGCTGTGGAGTATGTAGGTTTGATATCTAGCCTTTTATACAGATGTCAAATGAACTTGGCGTTGAATGTAGGACCCCTATCTGAGACTATGCTCCTGGGGAGGCCATGTAATTTCCACACATAGGTGACAAATAGATTAGCAATGTCAATAGCCAATGCTGTGGATTGAGTAGGGATAAAGTGAACCATTTTAGAAAAGCAGTCAATGACAGTGAGAATAGCATCAAATCCTTCTGAACTTGGTAGTCCTACAATCATATTGTATGCTATGTCTTCCCATGgacgttcaggaatttgtaaTGGCTTTAATAGTCCTACAGGCACCTGGTTGGTTGGCTTTGACTGTATACAAGTTTtgcagtggctgacataagagttgacaaactttttcatGGATGGCCAATAGTAACTTCTTGAGACCAGTTCCAATGTTCtggcttgtcctgggtgcccTGCTGCTAATGCGTCATGCCTGGATTCCATAATGAGGTTTCTGATGGTATTGTCTTTTGGTACAAAGATCCTTCCTTGATGCCATAATAATCCTTCCCTCAATTCCCAATCTGTGACCTTTTCCCTATTCTGAAGCTTATGTAAAATTTCTTTTAGGCGGTTATCCTCATAAATTGCTTTGCCAATTAAatcattgatttcctgatctGGGGTAATGGATGAAATaaaaagttccggtttcaggagaacctggttctctacccccccttcaaggggaaCTAAATTGTAGCGTTGCAAGAGGATATCTGCCTTTTTGTTCTGTGCTCCAGGCCTATAGatgatttggaagttatagtTGACTAGGAAATTTGCCCATCTAATCTGACATTTATTCAGAGTTTGTGACGTAGAGAAATACTCCAAGTTCTTGTGATCCATcagaacttggactggtaaTTCAGAACCTTCCAGCAAATGGCGCCATTCCttaaatgccctaatgactgctaatagttccttgtcaaataTGTTGTAATTTTTTTCAGCTGGAGACAGTGACTTGGATAGATAAGCTACTGGGGCCAGTTTTCCTTCAGGGTTGCGCTGAGATAGAATAGCTCCAGTGGCATAGTCTGATGCATTGCATTCCACATAGAACTGTTTTGTTGTATCTGGCTGTAAAAGTAGTGGTGCTGACATAAGATATTTCTTTAGGCCATCAAAGGATTGCTGTTCTGCCAATTTCCATTCCCAAGGACTATCTTTCTTGAGCAAGTTGTACAATGGTTGTGCCAAATTACCAAAATTGGGGATAAACCGTCTATAGAAGTTTACAAACCCTAAGAATTCTTGAATGttcttgacattcttaggtgttgaTCAATTCATGGCATCTGTGACCTTAGACTGATTAACTTCTATTCCAAATTCAGATATGATAAACCCCAGGTAGTTGATTTTTTGacatggaaatggcattttttGATATTGCAGAAAAGATCATTATCCTGTAACCTTTTGAGTACCTCTTGCACATGGGCCTCATGATCCTTTTCATTTGGAGAGAAGACCAGAATATTGTCCAAGTAAATAATGACATAGACGTCCAAAAGGTCTCTGAATATTTTGTTCATCATGTCTTGAAAAGCCGCTGGCACATTTGtcaatccaaaaggcatgaccaaGTACTTGAATAGTCTGTATTTTGtcttgaaggctgttttccatttgttgccttctttAATTCAAACTAAATTATATCCTGCCCtgagatcaaatttactGAAAATCTTGGCCCCCTGTAGCTTTTTGATCAAGTTTTGGGGTAATGGCAAGGGATACACATTCTTTTTGGTCATGCTATTTAGTTGTCAATAGTCTACATACATGCGcagtttcccatttttctttttgacaaataagATGGGAGAAGCCATAGGAGACTTGGATGGGTGAATCAGACTGGCCTTGAGTTGCTTCTCAATAGTTTCTTTAAGTTTGCCATCTTCCCTTGGGCCTAGACTATAAATAGGGCCATGTTGGGGTTTTGCTTTGGGAAGCAACTCAATAGCAATATTGTAAGGTTGGTGGGGTGGTAATTTTGACAATTCTTCTTCAGAGAAAACTTTAGAGAATTCTTGGTAAGGGAGTGGTATTTCTTCTgctgctttgagttctaaGACAGCAGGGGTAGATAGGCAGTTATTCAAGCAATATATGGAATTAAAAACAAGTGTATGCTTTTCCCATGAAATTTGGGGGTTATGCTTTTTTAACCACAACATCCCTAGAACTAATTGATGGTTACCAATATTTGAAATATGGCATTCTAGTTCTTTGGTGTGATTACCAATAGTACATTTGAACCAAGTAAAATGGGTAATTTGACCAGAGTCAATCTCTCAACCATCTATGACACATAATTTTTTTGGAATTTGGTGCTGATAAGCAGGAAGTTGATTTGTTTCTAccaaaagagggtggatgaagcaagaGGTTGCTCCGGagtcaatcatggcttttccctgaaagggtttagccaaaaaacttgatttttgaATTTTGGAGTTTCACATGGATTTGCGGTAaatgatgcatatatttgagaggTGTTACATAATGAGAATATTTCAAGATTATTGTTTACATGGTGCAATtccgcaagcatacagccaagtgccttactccttaattggccttggcttttccttttcccaactcctcCTCATTGGAAACTACTTCAATGCAATTCTCCtctttaggcctttcccaGGACCACTTGACATTagctgtcgtagacacattcaataccagggaatttattcccattttctcgaatttaaacgaaggcaaacggacaacatttttgatcacgtgacctcggcgcttatatcatacgctaagcgccgagccacgtccccttccgcgcttacctcagcatacgtagccacctccacctgatgacatcaccatgacacgtcagtgacacgtatgcatgagtaaggccgactgcggagcggggttcttattggattatatatttgatatgatgtatttgtaattagttgctccatagaatatataaggaggccaaccgaccatggtaacacccaggttgattacctcttgtcgcatccccatcactgtacgagggccttaagcccagcaaccttacttagttacttagtccacaccgccttaagcggctttctcgCTGTAGTTACttagctggtcattgcccttacggccttggtcaccgtagtatagctggtcgttgccgtaggatagcttgctgccgccttacgcggttctcacttagatacaaccggccgcaagcgccctcctcctcgacgtccttacagacgtctaggacactaggtaatcaaccttacgttggttgcaaactgtTCTGAACAACCCACTACTAAGACTCAACCCCGGAGAAgaatacctgtactagcacgaccaaaatcacgtgatcggggccaccttgcgggagataataatcaaaactcccccacccccacgtagtaggaaattgctataaggcaggatatTCCTATCCCCTGCATACCAcacggtcgccgcaccttttGCCAGCGGagccagacagcagatacacccgcttgcagagactaggtactacatcacgcccgcccacggcagtgattagttacacttactgttcaacgctaggtcgtttgacgcaGGCTCTTAGCGTACTacgcaataaagcgctcataagtcctgacacagGCACCTACTAGTACCCCTATCCCACCATTACTTCCCGTACTCCCACTTGCTCGTCCTTGCGGGCATCCTCCCatgctggccgctcctaccccccacctaccatggcaacccgctcccggacTTCCTCTCGAGCCCAGTCCCCTTTCAATCCAAGAGACCTGGGACCCCAACTTCCAACAACCGCCCCTATCgaacttggggaagtctcccttgaGCGGGTTacccgcctcctccttggactCCTCAGCCAAGTTGAGAACCTTGAAAGGAAGCTCGAGGAAGTCAAAGAAACCGGGATTGAAACCCGAACCAACATCAAGAACATATCTCAAaccgttgatgttgtcaaggatgggctttgaagcctccagctccatggcccaaggaccccagaagCCAAGCCCCTGgtcgtggaagcaacgccacgacCCCTACCAAAgaccaagcctattggatcgGTTAGTGGCCCCTCCTTCTGGCCCAAGCATCCAAAAGGGCTTCCCACGTTTGCCCAGCCAGCACCCAGGACGTTACCCCCGCAagtcccttctccccctgcatctctgcgtctccaatccccaatcgGAGTccctgcccctccacctctgGCTCCAACCGCCGCCTATCctgccccggtcaaagtagaccacccggatgcctacacaggcaagatcgggagtgaggccaagcaatggctcacaaggatgctggCATGGACCCGGCTAAATTTGCGCATGTTTCCCACGGACCAAGAAGTCCTATCTTTCCttctgatgaatatgaaggattccgcgggagcatgggcacacccacaccttgaccagcttggatcacaccgggcaatcatccaaacggttgaGGGATTCAAAATGGAGTTTTTGGCAGCATTCGgtgaccctgatgccacaagggccgccgagcggaagaTTACCACGcttacccagtccggcacatgcgcggattatatcacaaagttcagaaccctggcaatggaactggactggaacaacgcggccctccgaggccagtttgcccgcggcctccactgggaggtcagccgccaaattgccACCCGCAAGCATCGCCCCCAAACACTCCtcgagctgcaaaacgcagcactcgttattgacaacgctctccaagaagagcgtgctagccacccgccaagggataataagtctagcaagcaacccaaccccgcaaggggaacgagtaccggccaatcAAGTACCGGTTCGAAGAAACTCTCCGACGACCCCAATTTCGTGTCGGAGGAGGAAAggaatcgccgccgcgccgctggcgcctgcatcaagtgcggcaaactgggccacaagttcgcggaatgccgcacgggctggaaggctacccctactgaggacaaagggaaagccaaggaaaccgccaagattggcgaagactccaagtaccaattgggaaaagagtaagggtacctgctgccgcgcgcaaggaccccaaggactctggttttgtCTCggaaatatgtaatatatcaaatagccacaatagaatctcccccctCTTCACTATTtccatcaaaccagagaaacaagcggatcacttagaagtcctgatagactcaggcgccacctcatccttcTTACACCCCCGTacagcggaactactccgcctccctCTAATAGACCTCCCACAACCCcgtactgttactatgctcaatgggtcgagcccccaggctggaaagatttggaagaaggcccacctaaccttcctatttgatggcaaacgcatgacggaaaccttcctgatttgcaataCTGGATCACACGCTGCCATCCTAGGAATTAAGTGGTTAGAGAATCATAATCCCGAAATCGATTGGAACTCGCGCACCCTCTCATTCCCTCACGCGCCCCCAGAACACAtagccattgctgaagaggaagaagctgacaagacaccccttgaaggagtaccctccaagtaccatcaatatgcaaaggtatttggggaagaagaattcaataaacttCCCCCTCATAGGCACTACAATATTGGTATCAAACTTACGGAAGAAGGACCCCTGAACTCCCCCCtttatagcatgactgatgccgaaTCCgctacactcaaggactggctcagggacgagctcaaggctgggaaaatcCGACCCAGTAAATCACCAATCAGCTCCCCGGTTATGTTCgtgcccaaaaaggatggttcccgtcgACTCGTAGTAGACTATTGTTGCCTGaacaaccggacaaagaagaatgtttacccgctaccccgtccagacgacctcatggcccagctctgcggtgccaaggtcttcactaagctagacctaagatggggttacaataacgtccgtgtcaaagaaggtgacgaatggaaaacggccttccgtaccaaatatggcctatacaaatccctggttatgacctttggcttgacTAATGCTCCAGCggctttccaacacttcatgaacgaactgttcaaggatctattggatgtatgcgtcatcatttaccttgatgacatcctgatctactcaaaggatgacgcaacccaTACCCAGCACGTCCATGAGGTCCTACGGCGcttaatggagaaccaattgttctgcaaggcatccaagtgtacGTTCCACGTCACATCAGTGGAGTATCTAGGGATAATCGTATCAGATAAGGGAttcagtctggataagctcaaaatccaggcagtccaagaatggcccacgcccactAAGGTCAAGGAAGTGCAAtcgttcctaggctttgccaatttcctacgccgttttgttgccaacttcagccataTGGCCAGGCCGttacacaacctggtcaaaaaggacgtaccatggaaatgggataccagggagcaagaagcattccaggGACTAAAGGATGCCATCACAAACGCACCAGTACTATGTCACGCGGACCCAgccaaaccctacttcctggaaacagatgcctcAGGAGCAGCACTAGgctccatactcagtcaacgccAAGAAGATGGCCGCCTCCACCCCTTGGGCTTCCtatcagaatcattcaagggagcggAACAAAATTATGACACGCACAACAAAGAACTACTTGCAATCATTcgttcctttgagtactggcgtatcttcctggaaggaaccctgCACCCTGTCACCGTGTTTACCAATCACCGCAActtggagtactggaaagagTCGCGCACATTCAACCGTCGTCACGCCAGGTGGCATCTATTGTTAGCCGGGTATAATTTCCAAATTGTATACCGCCCCGGTAAACAGTCCGGCAAACCAGACGCTCTCTCACGACGCTCAGATCATGCCGACATTCCACCAGACGCCCAAACCATGCTTCCCAGCCCTGTTTTTGCCAACGTTGCGCTAGTCACACCTGAGAAGGAgttacaacgccagattgagcTATCCTTAGACCAAGacgagtccctggaggaaatcctccaattcctgcaGAACGAGTCCAAGGCCCCACCCTCAATCAAACGCGCCTTCAAAGATTACGAGATGGAAGCAGGCCTGCTATTTTACCAGGGGAAAATTGTAGTACCAGACGTTGGGACGTTGAGAACAGACTTACTCCGTATATTCCACGACAGTCCCTTAGCCGGCCACCCAGGCAGACAACGGACCTTAGAACTGGTATCCAGaagctactactggcctggcatccgcgcagacacgtattggcatgtggattcctgtgaaacATGCCAGCggatcaggaagcccaaataCGCGTCCATCCCACCTCAGCCGCTGGAACTCCCCGTTAAACCTTGGCAACACGtgtcttacaacatgatagtagatctGCCCAAGGACGGAAGCAATGACTCCATCTTGGTCATAGTGGATAGCTTCACAAAGTATGGGATTTTCGTCAAATGTTCtaaaaagctcaaggcacctgaactagcggaattgttcttggagcACGTATGGAAGCGGCACGGTATGCCCAAAAAAACGGTCTCAGATAGGGggagggtcttcaataacaaattcctgaggGCGCTGTATAAAcgcctaggaatagacccccacttctcctcggCATACCACCCCCAAAGTGACGGACAGACGGAACGGGTTAACCCatccattgaacacttcctcagggcatactcaggggtcaatcaacgggactggaccaagtggttaccaatggccgagtttgcgtacaacaatgcgGTCCACAGCAGCACAGGGAAAACACCattcaaagccctgtacggatgggaacctaccCTAACACCTTCTAACGTACCTATGGATGTACCAGAAGCCGACGACTTAgcccagacaatggaggaacaatggaaggaagtggaattggcactccggcaatccaaACAATGCATGACGGCCGGAGAAGATGGAAGCCCAATAGAGTTTGAGATCGGAGAGgaagcctggctagacgccaaaaacgtcaacctcaaaaccttgaGTCCAAAACTTacagaacaacgcctaggaccATTTAAGGTTATTGAGAAGATCTCCGACCGggcctaccgcctagaactccctcCTACCATGCGAATCCACAACGttttctatgtgggactcctgtctaaggtcaaaagggacaagaaaCGCGCCTTTGAGAATCgccccccaccagtcacaatagatggggaagaagaatacgaagtaGAAGGGATTACCGATGCAGAGGAACGCCACGGGGAATGGTTTTTccgggtaaaatggaaaggttacggtTCTGAAgagaacacatgggaaccacGGGAGAATCTAAAAAAtgcggggaaaattttgaaaaaatacgaagaagaaatgagaaagaaggccctcggcgctgccaaggcccttagaggggaggcagtgtcgtagacacattcaataccagggaatttattcccattttctcgaatttaaacaaaggcaaacggacaacattttcgatcacgtgacctcggcgcttatatcatacgctaagcgccgagccacgtccccttccgcgcttacctcagcatacgtagccacctccacctgatgacatcaccatgacacgtcagtgacacgtatgcatgagtaaggccgactgcggagcggggttcttattggattatatatttgatatgatgtatttgtaattagtcgctccatagaatatataaggaggccaaccaaccatggtaacacccaggttgattacctcttgtcgcatccccatcactgtacgagggccttaagcccagcaaccttacttagttacttagtccacaccgccttaagcggctttctcgCTGTAGTTACttagctggtcattgcccttacggccttggtcaccgtagtatagctggttgttgccgtaggatagcttgctgccgccttacgcggttctcacttagatacaaccggctgcaagcgccctcctcctcaacgtccttacagacgtctaggacattagccacatgtccagacatgggcttggaTGGGCAATTGCGTGCAAAGTGACCCTTGCCCCCACAGACGTGACAGGTGAGATTAGCTAAgccccttccatcaagatccatgggaCCTGGACCCTTTGTGTTTGCGGTAGGAATAGGAATAGGGGCAATGATTGGTCTAACAGGTGCGGCTGCAGCAGGGtgtttgtcttttttgaGAGATGGGAATGGAATCATGGTATCCTTAGTCTCCCCATTCCACCTGATGTTGGGCATATTGCCAGAAGTTGTGCGCACAATTGAGGTGAtggcgcctttcttggcgcagTGAGTAGTGGGATCAATCATGTAAACATTGTCCCCAATGTTGAGACAAGTGCAAGAAGGAGTGGGATTGGAAGTGGTAGTAGGGGCAGCATTGGATGGAGTGCAGGCAGTAGAGGCAGATGGATTGGATAGGCGGGTTGATTTGATGTGATTAGCAATTTCCTCTGCTTTGTTGTAGACCTGTTGAGCGGTGGCGCAATGCCATTGGAACATTGTTGACAGCATTATGTCCTTAATCTTGCTCTTAAGGCCGTCATAGTATTTGTTGCGCAGAGTTTCATTGCTATAACCCAAAGAGACAGAgtattgttggaatttgCAAGTGTACTCCTGGACTGAAGCCTTCTGCCGCAAGTTATTCCATTTCTGGCAATATTTTTCATCATGGTTTGTGTCCACGTAATGCTTAGTAAACTCAGCCCAGAAAACATCAATATCTTCCAATAGGGGAACTGCTTCTCccctgaacaccttcctttccttgtagGGACAAACCCAATCCTCTGCAGCACCTTCAAAGTATgatgtaacccacaaaatGTTTTCTTTGTGGGATTGATAAGCTCCTTTTGCCCTTATGTAAGCTTGGCAAGCAACAATGAAATTGAGAGCGTCTTCTTTCTTGCCACTGAACTTGTTGGGCTTAGCAAATTTCAAATCAGAACTAGAAGATGTAGGAGCTGGTGGGGGAATGTGGGATGTGGTGGCTGTGCCAGTGCCagcaggtggaggaggtggaggtggagctgTAGGGCAAATGGTAGACATATGTAATAGCTGATTTTGTACAGCCTTGATGGAAGCAGCGGCTCCTTGAATATGATTGGAATAAAAGATATGTTGATTACGCAATTGTTTGCAATGTTCTTCCAATTCTGCCCTTAACAGGGCCAATTGATCTCCTTGGGCTTCATAAGCCCCTTGCAACTGCAAGAATTCTTTTTTTAAaacaatcatattttgtGCTACCATATCAAGAAGCTTGCGGTCTGACATCTGATCAAAAGACATGGGGGAATA
Encoded proteins:
- a CDS encoding Retrotransposable element Tf2 protein, giving the protein MEPQLPPTTSVKYGKVSLKRVTQLLLGLLSQVERLEQEIAEIKEAGVETQTNIKNISQTVDVVKDGLKSLQLQGPRTPEGPKPKAVEETPRPLPKAKPIGLASGVPFWSETTRALPGLAQPTPRRAVPPQVPSPPPSPRLQSPIGAPAPLPPAPAAHYPAPVKVDHPNAYTGKIGSKAKQWLTCMLAWTCLNLRMFPTNQEVLSFLLMNMKDSAGAWAQPHLDQLGSHQAIIQMVEGFKLEFLAAFGDPDATRAAKQKITTLTQSGTCADYITKFRTLAMELDWNNMALRGQFARGLHWEVSRQIATHKHCPHTLLKLQNAALVIDNALCEECTSHPPKDNKSSRPSNPARGTSTSQATSGSKKLSNNPNFVLEEEQNRRGAASACIKCSKMGHKFAECRTGWKATPVEEKGKAKETAKAGKDSKYQLGKENAPLFTISIQPEKKAEPLEVLIDSGATSSFLHPRTAEALRLPLIDLPVHCNVTMLNGSSPQAGKIWKKANLTFSFKSKLMTETFLVCNTGSHAAILGLKWLDAHNPEINWNLHTLSFPHAPPEHVTIAKEEEADQKPCHNSAQTYGSRGLKVCGTITNGL
- a CDS encoding Retrotransposable element Tf2 protein, with product MLWLKKHNPQISWEKHTLVFNSIYCLNNCLSTPAVLELKAAEEIPLPYQEFSKVFSEEELSKLPPHQPYNIAIELLPKAKPQHGPIYSLGPREDGKLKETIEKQLKASLIHPSKSPMASPILFVKKKNGKLRIMTKKNVYPLPLPQNLIKKLQGAKIFSNKWKTAFKTKYRLFKYLVMPFGLTNVPAAFQDMMNKIFRDLLDVYVIIYLDNILVFSPNEKDHEAHVQENVKNIQEFLGFVNFYRRFIPNFGNLAQPLYNLLKKDSPWEWKLAEQQSFDGLKKYLMSAPLLLQPDTTKQFYVECNASDYATGAILSQRNPEGKLAPVAYLSKSLSPAEKNYNIFDKELLAVIRAFKEWRHLLEGSELPVQVLMDHKNLEYFSTSQTLNKCQIRWANFLVNYNFQIIYRPGAQNKKADILLQRYNLVPLEGGVENQVLLKPELFISSITPDQEINDLIGKAIYEDNRLKEILHKLQNREKVTDWELREGLLWHQGRIFVPKDNTIRNLIMESRHDALAAGHPGQARTLELVSRSYYWPSMKKFVNSYVSHCKTCIQSKPTNQVPVGLLKPLQIPERPWEDIAYNMIVGLPSSEGFDAILTVIDCFSKMVHFIPTQSTALAIDIANLFVTYVWKLHGLPRSIVSDRGPTFNAKLDIKPTYSTAYHPQTDGQTEQIQQEAKIFICMFGNHRQSDWVSLLPLAKFALNNLKQTSTGKSPFQICYGLNPQFSVGQKSGKSVPNVDEHAEFLEKGYNEVKAALSLSQEQMKHFYNQRHREEEGIQVGDKVWLNHQNISTDRPSIKLSHKKLGPYLVIEKIGLHAYKLQLPHTMRIHPVFHINLLTKFHPDPHGCDPPQPPPIIAEEGEEEYKVEKL